GTTGAAGCTTATTCCCATGAAGATATGATAACAAAAAACTTTTGTAAAACTCTAGGCTTATCCCAACAGAAAAGGGAAAAAGACCAAAAGTGAAGAAAACACCAGCTCCCACaatcatttttgtaacagaagaaCCATAAATAGATTATCAACAATTTTCCTTCCAGTGTTTGAATTCTTATCATCAATATATACTGATCAGCAGTTCTGAACAGTTAAATATATAAGATCACTTGTCCAGTCATATATTGCCGAATTTTTCCAAAAGGAATTTGATATATCAAAAACAGAGTAAATACCCATAGTTGTCCTTGAGATTCACGTAAATACTCATAGTAATCCTTAAGATCCCGATTTCCTCATTGTAGTCCTCCGGATAGAGATCCGAGCACTCAAACTGGTCCCTGGGTATATTTCtggtgatgactcatcaccagaGCGCTGACGTGGACTCGGTTTGCCATGCTGGAGAGGTCCCAACGACTAGCTGAGTTGGCTAATTTTCAAATTATACCCAGATTGGTCCCTCCTATTATATGtaaccctaaatccccaaattctcagacacttcatctcttcgtcttgttcatctcttctctttctcctttcatacacTTCTTCCTGTTCATTTTTTCGCGATATATATTGGTGCTTCGATGTCATGAGGAATTGGTGGCGAACCATCTGCATAAGCATACCTTGACTTGAGATCCATGAGGAATTGGTGGCGAACCATCTGCATTGTTTGGCAAGAAGATCTCCGACACACCAAATTCATTCTATTTGGATATATTAACCGAAGATGATTACATGCTCCAACTAGCACAATCATTTGCATACATTAACCGAAACATACCGGAGTCATTACAGCGGCATTTGGATTCCAATTGTTGAAGTCTCCAATTAATGCTGCTGACTGAGAAAATATCCAATATTTTTAAGACACATGTCAAGCTATATTTTTACATCGAAAACAAGATTTTTGTTGAACTTTAGATGAACATCCAAAacagattttttaataatttaacccCTTAAATTGAATTTGAGCATAAGAAAAGAAACCAATTTTAAtaatagggtaaagtactaaattggtctcctaggtttgggcgtaattctgttttggtccttaaggtttaaagtgttctatttgaatccaaaaaagttttatttagcatcaatttagtcccacagtgaggtcaaaattaaataattaacaaaatgtcctacataacaacagtacaagaacaaaatcgataatctggagaacaagtacaagctccagaggcataaaatcaaccattgatacatcaatatatttatttattatttttttataatataaataaaatattttctataaaactaaagaaaatgataaataaatgtattgatgcatcaatggttgattttgtgcctctggagcttgtacttgttcttcaaattatcgattttgttattgaactgttgttatgtatgacattttattaattatttaattttgacctcactgtgggactaaattgatgctaaatgaaacttttttggattcaaatagaacactttaaaccttaagaaccaaaacaaaattacgcccaaacctaggggaccaatttagtactttacccttaatAATAAGAGTTAAGAATATAATATGAAAGCATATATACCTTAGCTCCTGGTGCCCATTCTCTATAAGTAATTCCTGTGACACTGCAAAAAATAGTAGTAATATTGATAAATAAGTTGGTATTAATAAACTGTAGATAAGTTTATAGCAGCTTTCTGAGCAAGAAGTTAGATACCTCTGCCTAAAGCCAAAATTTTCATGGCCGCGAGAAAATGGATCTAGGCCACCTTCATGCTTGTCGATATCCTCTCGCAATCTCAAGTATCGTCCGAAACTGTAATTTGAAAAATTTACATGATCTAGCAACTCAGATAGTTGTTCCACAAATACTTTAAGGAAATGAAGCTTAAAAGTGAGGTTACCGGAAATCAAGATGGTCGCGGTGAGTGAGCAAAAGTGGATCAATTTCATAGATTTTCTTCCCACAGCCAGGTGGAGGGATGATCTTAATTTTAACTACTTCATCTCTTTCCATTTTCAGTTTTTTGTCTTTGGATACCAATGTCTTCTCAGCATGAGTTCTAGCACTATATTCTACAAGAGATGCCGAAAAACAGAACATTTCTCATCTTCAATCTCTCTGAAATTTCTAAGCTACTTTCTTGATTAAATCACCAACACTATGAAGAATTGAAGACCCTAAAATATGAATTCAGCAAAACAACATTTGAAGAAATATGTGATTAGCAATCTTATCTAAGCTAACTATGATTTCTAATTTTCTATTCACAAAAGTGCCACAAAAATATAATACATTCTTGATTCTTCATATGCACATGACATTGAAATCCCCAATCACAAAAgcacttttttttattaaattaggaATTTCAAGTTCTTCTGTTAAAGAAGAAGCATATTCTTAATCTCCAGGAATAACTACAGAGAGGGTTAATTTTACAAAATAAAGCACAAataactgaaagaaaaaaaaagaaaaaaagaaacgtGCTACAATTAGAACAACGTTCCCAAAATCGGTTTATGAAGTGGAACACTTGTGATTATGAAACCCACAAAAGATGAGATTCAGATTTAGTGGACACATAACAGAACCTCAACTACACTAACAACTTGCATATCATCAATCAATACTGTATTCAAAatgcaaagtaaaaaaaaaaaagaagattacCTTGAGTCCGATCACAAAGTCAGAACCTCGTTCTTCTCGTGAAGGAGGGGAAGAACGATAACAACTTCTGGTCAAATTACTTCTTCTCTCAAATTTTTCTTGCCAGCAAATACAACCCTATGGCTATGCCATTGATggggagatgaagaagaagtcaGAGAGTGGAAGAAGAACAGAGAAGTGAAGTGAAACGTTTGTGTTGGGAGAGAAAACTGTTTTAGCAACAtctaaacggcgtcgtttttggCTATGAAGGGCGCCAAACCAAAACGACGACGTTTTGGACCCCTCTCACGTGGCAATCCGAGGCCACGTCAGCGCTCCGGTAATGACTCATCACCTAAAATATGGCCAAGGACTAGGTTGAGTGCTTGGAGCTCTATCTGAAAAACTACAATGGGGAAATCGGGATCTTAGGGATTACTATGGGTATTTACGTGAATCTCTATGGGTATTTACTCATCAAAAACAAGCTAAATATTCCGGCTAAAAAATTTGGATATGAAAGTAGAATGAGTGTTAgataatttttggtattttttaaaacTATGGGAGGTACTCCgctttgtgtttaaaaaattttaaaagtttggagtacacaaatcggaactaacgatttgtgtactccaaatttttttaattttttcaacacAAATCGTTGGGTCTGAGTacagaaatcggacggtccgatttgtactCCATACATTAAATCATCCCACATTTTAGAAAAATACCACGGTATATCACAATTTAAAAAAACACCATTGttaatccaatattaaaaataaaaaagtgaaatATTGCATACAAATTGGggctttcaaaaaataaacattaCAAACCTTAGGCTAAGTAAAAAAAAAGGTATGACTTACCTGAGTAGATGATATCATATGAACTTCATTTACAAACCTGTTAGGTTGTTGAGTATAAATGCTATCATCCCTCTGTAACTTGTGATCAAGTTTTTCCTGCATAATGAAATTCAATCCACTTCTCATTCTACCGCAACCTTTctctctattcttcttcttcctttgaaATCTGCCTCTTATCTTGGTACGAGTtgatctttttcattttctttcttcataCTTGACATTCATTTTCATTTTCTGACTTCAGTTTTCGTTCTTCACTCAGTCTGATACCTCTGAATCATGTCACACCTCGAAACAACTTCAATCTCTGAATTCTCCTCGGTGAGCTTGTCAACAATGTGCACACCGCCACCGCTACCACCACCACCTCCAATGGTTCGAGGAGGAATAAGCATTCAGGCGCAAGTTCgaggacggtccgatttgtgtactccatatttttttaattttttagacacAAATCGGTCCGATTTTTGTACCTAAAAATCcgatttttcattctcttcaatGAGAAGAAATTATTTTTCTCCCTCTCTTAAAGAGTACATTgtaaatatttgttgagttattataccttatatattatgtactctttatgtactctaattaaaaaaataattacaatggtaaCCCTATTATTCACAAAGaaataatctaagtaacaagaactAAGTCCAGAAAAAGATCCAAAAAGCCACGGCCGCCATTGATGGAATCATCATCAATAGCTGATAACTTTCAGCAGGTGAATGAAGCCGAAGCCGCCGCAGCCAAAAGCTTTGCTGAAACGACCATAACAGATGTGGTGATGGACGATCCTGAGGAGCCGGAAGTCGAATCCCATGAGATTATCTGTTGGATGCCGAAATATCATAGAGGAAGCCAAAAGGTTTAATACAAAATGTAAGCACCTACATCCTGCTGTATGATAATTAAATGGTATGTTTTAATTTCTATTACCGtaataataattttttgaatGTTTAATTGTTCTTGTCAATGACAGGATCTTCTTCAAGTAAGAAGCAGGATGATGATGATAAGGATAATAAGGGCAATAAGGGAAAAGACAAATAGATTCTATTCCACTTCAATTGTTAAGGCTTCTATGTGATGAAGATTTCTAAAATCTTCTCTGAAAGGAAAATATATTCTTGTATCTATTATATACTATATGATCTAAGTGAACACGATATACACTATATAGTAATTGTagtaaatgaatgaatgaataataCATCATGCATGGATGCATCTTGGAATTTAAAACTCAACTTTTGGAATAATATTGTCTTTGTTATTCTCTTAGCTAGTATTTGATTGCATAGTTTATATTATTAGAGCTAAATATATATATTGGAACTTGCATAGACTAATTATTAATTAGATATTTTATCTCTCATATCTAAGCtataaatataatagtaaaaagaatCTAATTGTATTCAATTATATATTGTTTTATTATAATCATCTAGAGGTGTATATATTTGATTGGAAgatcttataattattttttcatatcaaaattaaacttctGAAAAAAAAGGGTATAGAAGGGTCAAAAGAATACTATAAAAGCTGAATATCTAAAAAGTCTAAAAACTAAAAAGACATTCACTCTGATCTCTGTGTTGAATCATAGCTCACTAAGCACGAGGACTCATATTGAGAGCAACTCCAATGGGCTAAAAGCTGAATATCCAACTTTCTTCCTTAGAGCAATTCTAATGGGCTAAAAATTGAGACCCTATTTCCGATAGGTATAGGAACTCATCGATAGAGAAATGAGAGAAAGAGTTTTTGCACAAGCTTTGAGAAAAATGAGTCCCTCTGAACAAGGACTCATATtgtccaataaaaataaataattaattagattaaataattaaattataattaatttattattaattacattaattttaagtattttaattaattaattaagtgggatcaCAACAGGAACTAAAGTTAGTTCTTCCTAATGTTTTTAAtgtttgtttgtttctttgtAATCGTGGCCGTAGCTTGATCcgatttccttttttttttcttccgaaAGTTATTGTCTTTTGAACAATCCACATCAGGGACGGATCTAAGTGCAGTGGTGTGGGGGCAAGCGCCCCcactacaatttgaaatttttttaagtaatatatgataataatatttatttatccccattagattattaaatttgaccccacaataattttttattcaacttttggtacttaatcatcaatttaaaaattttatattagatattcgttagaatgatcaattctcagatttaaacgaaattagtattcttttaccattatgcccctaacgttcttacaaagggccatggagaggtgatactaatgagctcctctggggggccacgtggaaatttgcatgcatttgacatggttggcactttttcacaaagtctgtggcatctttctgaaaggttggccagtagaatccagctcggatcacctttctggctaatgaccttgctccgagatggttccCGCAGATTCCACTATGTACCTCCNGTgaacttctttgccttttcctctcaggtttaggctttcattgtagcatttccttgccaacttctgatctcccctcaccgtCGCTATTCCCgctgaggtcgggaatttcatgcagaggtggggcgtcgataccaccgctccgagtcgattaagggtagctctgccaattaaagcattataggctgaccccacgtcgatgactatgaagtctatactcagagtctttgatttttccccctttccaaaggtggtgtagaggggcaaaaatcctagtggctttattggcgcgtcgcctaatccgtacaaggtgtcggggtaggctcttaactctttctcatctaaccctagtttgtcgaaagcgggcttaaagaggatgtccgctgagcttccctggtctactagggttctgtggagatgagcatttgctaggatcatagttattaccacggttaatagataatttaatatttaattttttatatacacatattatttttattataaaaattattattatgttatataaATTTTGCCCCCACTACCAAAATTTTATGGATCCGTCACTGATCCACATCCCATTGTTCATTCTCCTATTTGCTCTTCTCTTGCGATTACTAGTTATTTTttagagaaaaggataaataggtctCTGACCTTTTGCCCCgtagacattttcgtccctgagcatttgaaaatacttttaaattccCGACCTTAGCAAATATTAGACGGACGAGTCCCTCCGTGGAATTGCCTCCGCCGGAGCCGTCAGAGAAGTCTGATCTGGCTCCCGTGAGGATGACGTGGAACGCTTGGTTGACAGCTGGACTGCTGAGTGGAAAGCTCTATTCGAAAATTGGACAATGAAGTCCCTGCACCACTAAACTACGTCGTTTTGCCATCTTACCCTTACAAAGAACGTTACAATACCCATTACACCCATATCTCCCTTTCTGAATTACAATTAACCCTAAGGAATACCAACGATCATCATACTCTGTTTCTCCCTCCAAAAAGATCACTACCCAGGCTGAGACGTTCGCCGTGTGGAGTTGCTGTCGAAGTGGCGTCCATTGTTGTGTGACTTGCTGGCTTCTTCACCGAAGGTAAGAAGTCTGTACTGTAGCGTAGTTAGTGGATTGTGAGGTTAAATATGTATGCAAGTATAAAGTATGATGTGAATGGACTGATCGTGCATGTTGATAGAAGTTGTGAAAAAAGTATTCGGATTTTTCGGTTGAAGTTAAACTACAGTTAGGGCAAAGAAATTTTCTCGGTTATTTTTCGGTTTGGATGTTGAAGGTTGTTGCCTTTTAATATGTGAAAAGAGTAATTGTTGATCATTGTTTACAGTTTTTCATTTTTCTTGTCTCAGATGGTTGATGTGTTTGTAGTGCCTGTGTTCCACCATGGAGGTAATTTTGTGAGAGAGAGTAATGGCTGTCTGGTTTACAAAAATGGGAAGGTGGAGAAGTTTTCAGAAATGGACCTGGACTTCGTTAATTTCGGAGACTTGATCACACTGTTCAAGGGGTTGGGGTACCAATCATACAAGACAGTTTATTGGTATGATCCAATGAGTCCTGATATTGAGTCTGGGCTGCATATTCTCACAGGGGATGCAGGGATTAACGAAATACGAGAGAACAAAATGAAGAATACAGAGATTGACGAGTTTTACCTATATTTTGACCACCCGATTGATGAACCTGAGATTGTGGAGGATGCTGAAAAGCAAAGTAACAGTCCTGATGAGGGAGAGGTTTTGGTGGATGATCAGAGTTCGTCATCTGATGATGGGTACGAGAGCACGGAGGATGAGCCCTACAAACCTCCACCTCCCGGGTTTGAAAGtgacagtgatgatgatgatacaAGTGCTGATGATGAGGGTAGCAAAAGGCAGAGAGTAATGAAGGGAAAAAAGAAAGATGTGTCTCCAAAGAAGACAACTGCAAACAAGACAGGTgctaaaagaaaaaggaagatgtgGAAGAAGATGGGACAAAGCAGTGGACCCAATGAGCAGCAGACCAGAAATAATGTTGGGCCTGATCCTAATGTGCAGCCCAACAGAGGCCCACAACCCAACATGGACCAAGATGTTAGGTTCTATGAGAGCTTGAtgcaagatgatgatgatgacccgGTATATGACTATGAATTTGAGACTTTACATACACCTATttcatcagatgatgaatctagcAAGCATAAATTCCCTGAGTTTGATGACGATTATGAGCATGGAGAGGGGAGGTTTGAGTTAGGGACAAGGTTTGCCACCATTGACAGATTTAAGGAAGTTGTAAAAGACTCATTCATTGTTGAGGGTAGGAAGCTTAGGTGGATTAAGAATGACAAAGAGAGAGATTTAAGGAAGTTGTAAAAGACTCATTCATTGTCCAATTTTCGAATGGAGCTTTCCACTCAGCAGTCCAGCTGTCAACCAGGCGTTCCACGTCATCCTCACGGGAGCCAGATCAGACTTCTCCGACGGCTCCGGCGGAGGCAATTCCATGGAGGGACTCATCCGTCCAATATTTGCTAAGGTCGgggatttaaaaatattttcaaatgctCAGAGACGAAAATGTCTACGGGGCAAAAGATCAGGGacttatttgtcattttctctattttttatataatactgGAATTTATTGTCAAaagtttattcttttattttggtTTTGCAGTGATGGCGGGTTTGGCTCCTGAAGGAACACAATTCGATGCTCGGCAATATGATTCTAAGATGAATGATTTGTAAGTCtttgttcttctacttttcaTGCAATATACTGTATATATTTTTTCACTCTATGCTAAAGGTTGAATTTTTCATGTACTTGTCTGTAATTTTGATGTCTTTAAAATTAATTACAGGCTTTCTGCCGATGGGCAAGAATTCTTCACCTCATATGATGAAGTCTATGATAGTTTTGATGCAATGGGATTACAAGAAAATCTTCTCAGAGGCATATATGCTTATGGTATAGTAGCAGATGAATGTTTCTTTGTTACTTCCTTTAAGTTCTTATTTTATACTGGTCTATCAATGTCTTAATTACTGTCTTATTTTAAGATCTGATGCATTGTTGTTGTGCTCTGCAATATTTAACCCAttgaaattatatttaaaatttgtttcaatGTCATGCTTAACTCTTAGACAAGATCATGAGTGATATGTTTTTTTCTTATTCCTAAAGGTTTTGAGAGGCCTTCTGCAATACAGCAAAGGGGAATTGTTCCTTTCTGCAAAGGTTTAGATGTGATTCAGCAGGCTCAATCTGGAACTGGCAAGACAGCAACATTCTGTTCTGGAATTTTGCAGCAGCTTGATTATGGAGTGGTTCAGTGTCAGGCTTTGGTTTTGGCACCAACAAGGGAGCTGGCACAGAAAATTGAGAAGGTTATGCGAGCACTTGGTGATTACCTTGGTGTCAAGGTTCATGCTTGTGTTGGTGGGACAAGTGTTCGCGAGGATCAGCGCATTCTCCAGGCCGGTGTCCACACTGTTGTTGGCACTCCCGGCCGTGTTTTTGACATGCTGCGGAGACAGTCTCTTCGCCCAGATTACATAAAGATGTTTGTTTTGGATGAGGCAGATGAAATGCTTTCTCGTGGTTTCAAAGACCAGGTTTGCGCTTAATTTGTTTCAAGACTTTCAAGTACATGTTTTTTTAAGGCTGCATTTTGTTTTGAAAACAGAACAAGACAGGATATTGAgatgtttttgtattttgtttgatgataaattaaataaaagatagAATAAATTCTGAATTATACAAGGTGCACTAATCAAGTGTATCAACTTGCTGATTCAGCTGTTGCAGATGAAGTTTTGTCACAGGAGCATACCATAGACGGCAGAGTGGTAATCTATTCATTTCAAATACACAATTTCAATCATTTTAGTGCATATTCCTTCCCCTCGTGACAAACTAACTCCTTTTTGTTTTATCAGGTTGAAGTGAAGAGGACTGTCCCTAGGGAGGACATGGAAGTTACTGGAGTATTCAGAACAAAGAAGATCTTTGTTGGCGGATTACCCCAGTTTTTCACTGATGGTATAGGGAGCCAGCCACCATTTTTTTTTTCTGGATTGCAGTGCGATTATTGAATCTGTCTTTTGACTGTAGCTAATTATATTGTAGATGAATTGAAGGATTACTTTTCAACTTATGGTAATATTGTTGAGTACCAAATCATGCTAGATCATAAAACTGGAAGATCTAGAGGCTTTGGATTTGTCACTTTTGACAATGAAGATTCGGTTGAAAAGGTCTTCTCGGCAGGAAAAATACATGAACTTGGAGGCAAGCAGGTAAGTCAAATTCTTGTCCCAAACATAGGCTGATACTACTTTATATATTCCTTATGTATTCTTTTAAATAAGAGAATCTGACTATAAATATAGGTTGAGATTAAGAGAGCCGAGCCTAAAAGATCAGGGAATTCATATGGTGGAATGGATGGATTTGGTGCATACAGTTCTAGAGGTCATAATCATGGAAAATGGGATGAACCGTATACTAATTTTGGCATGAACAGGCAATGTGGCCATTTCGAAGGAAGCTACGGAGGAATCTCTGCAGCATCCTACGGTGGCTATTGTGGATATGGTTATGGATTTGGATATGGTAGAATGTATGGGTCTGGTGGGTATAGATTCAATCCTTATGGCAATAGTGGTTGTGGTTATGGTGGCATGAGTATGCATGGAAGAGCAGGTCGTTTCAATCGTACTGGTAGCAATGACAATGATAGTCCTGCTGCTGCAAGATATCATCCTTACTGGAATGGATTGGTTTTACAAAATCAGGAAACCATAGAAAGGTAAGAATGCAGCAGAAGTATCATGAaggttgccaaattggcttaccaaATTACAATATTAAATGTCAGGTTCCTTGCAATGCCTCTAAGAGGACCGGGGTTCATACTACGTTTAAAGGTCCATATAAGCGAAGGAGTTAGCTTAATTTTGTTTCAGTATATAGTTAACTTTTACAATTGTGTTCATTATATAtacgtgtgtatatatatatatatatatatatattNNNNNNNNNNNNNNNNNNNNNNNNNNNNNNNNNNNNNNNNNNNNNNNNNNNNNNNNNNNNNNNNNNNNNNNNNNNNNNNNNNNNNNNNNNNNNNNNNNNNNNNNNNNNNNNNNNNNNNNNNNNNNNNNNNNNNNNNNNNNNNNNNNNNNNNNNNNNNNNNNNNNNNNNNNNNNNNNNNNNNNNNNNNNNNNNNNNNNNNNNNNNNNNNNNNNNNNNNNNNNNNNNNNNNNNNNNNNNNNNNNNNNNNNNNNNNNNNNNNNNNNNNNNNNNNNNNNNNNNNNNNNNNNNNNNNNNNNNNNNNNNNNNNNNNNNNNNNNNNNNNNNNNNNNNNNNNNNNNNNNNNNNNNNNNNNNNNNNNNNNNNNNNNNNNNNNNNNNNNNNNNNNNNNNNNNNNNNNNNNNNNNNNNNNNNNNNNNNNNNNNNNNNNNNNNNNNNNNNNNNNNNNNNNNNNNNNNNNNNNNNNNNNNNNNNNNNNNNNNNNNNNNNNNNNNNNNNNNNNNNNNNNNNNNNNNNNNNNNNNNNNNNNNNNNNNNNNNNNNNNNNNNNNNNNNNNNNNNNNNNNNNNNNNNNNNNNNNNNNNNNNNNNNNNNNNNNNNNNNNNNNNNNNNNNNNNNNNNNNNNNNNNNNNNNNNNNNNNNNNNNNNNNNNNNNNNNNNNNNNNNNNNNNNNNNNNNNNNNNNNNNNNNNNNNNNNNNNNNNNNNNNNNNNNNNNNNNNNNNNNNNNNNNNNNNNNNNNNNNNNNNNNNNNNNNNNNNNNNNNNNNNNNNNNNNNNNNNNNNNNNNNNNNNNNNNNNNNNNNNNNNNNNNNNNNNNNNNNNNNNNNNNNNNNNNNNNNNNNNNNNNNNNNNNNNNNNNNNNNNNNNNNNNNNNNNNNNNNNNNNNNNNNNNNNNNNNNNNNNNNNNNNNNNNNNNNNNNNNNNNNNNNNNNNNNNNNNNNNNNNNNNNNNNNNNNNNNNNNNNNNNNNNNNNNNNNNNNNNNNNNNNNNNNNNNNNNNNNNNNNNNNNNNNNNNNNNNNNNNNNNNNNNNNNNNNNNNNNNNNNNNNNNNNNNNNNNNNNNNNNNNNNNNNNNNNNNNNNNNNNNNNNNNNNNNNNNNNNNNNNNNNNNNNNNNNNNNNNNNNNNNNNNNNNNNNNNNNNNNNNNNNNNNNNNNNNNNNNNNNNNNNNNNNNNNNNNNNNNNNNNNNNNNNNNNNNNNNNNNNNNNNNNNNNNNNNNNNNNNNNNNNNNNNNNNNNNNNNNNNNNNNNNNNNNNNNNNNNNNNNNNNNNNNNNNNNNNNNNNNNNNNNNNNNNNNNNNNNNNNNNNNNNNNNNNNNNNNNNNNNNNNNNNNNNNNNNNNNNNNNNNNNNNNNNNNNNNNNNNNNNNNNNNNNNNNNNNNNNNNNNNNNNNNNNNNNNNNNNNNNNNNNNNNNNNNNNNNNNNNNNNNNNNNNNNNNNNNNNNNNNNNNNNNNNNNNNNNNNNNNNNNNNNNNNNNNNNNNNNNNNNNNNNNNNNNNNNNNNNNNNNNNNNNNNNNNNNNNNNNNNNNNNNNNNNNNNNNNNNNNNNNNNNNNNNNNNNNNNNNNNNNNNNNNNNNNNNNNNNNNNNNNNNNNNNNNNNNNNNNNNNNNNNNNNNNNNNNNNNNNNNNNNNNNNNNNNNNNNNNNNNNNNNNNNNNNNNNNNNNNNNNNNNNNNNNNNNNNNNNNNNNNNNNNNNNNNNNNNNNNNNNNNNNNNNNNNNNNNNNNNNNNNNNNNNNNNNNNNNNNNNNNNNNaggtttttaggttttttgttgt
The DNA window shown above is from Arachis ipaensis cultivar K30076 chromosome B08, Araip1.1, whole genome shotgun sequence and carries:
- the LOC107610285 gene encoding glycine-rich RNA-binding protein, with translation MFLCTNQVYQLADSAVADEVLSQEHTIDGRVVEVKRTVPREDMEVTGVFRTKKIFVGGLPQFFTDDELKDYFSTYGNIVEYQIMLDHKTGRSRGFGFVTFDNEDSVEKVFSAGKIHELGGKQVEIKRAEPKRSGNSYGGMDGFGAYSSRGHNHGKWDEPYTNFGMNRQCGHFEGSYGGISAASYGGYCGYGYGFGYGRMYGSGGYRFNPYGNSGCGYGGMSMHGRAGRFNRTGSNDNDSPAAARYHPYWNGLVLQNQETIER
- the LOC107612050 gene encoding eukaryotic initiation factor 4A-8-like, with protein sequence MAGLAPEGTQFDARQYDSKMNDLLSADGQEFFTSYDEVYDSFDAMGLQENLLRGIYAYGFERPSAIQQRGIVPFCKGLDVIQQAQSGTGKTATFCSGILQQLDYGVVQCQALVLAPTRELAQKIEKVMRALGDYLGVKVHACVGGTSVREDQRILQAGVHTVVGTPGRVFDMLRRQSLRPDYIKMFVLDEADEMLSRGFKDQVCA
- the LOC107610286 gene encoding 1,4-alpha-glucan-branching enzyme 1, chloroplastic/amyloplastic-like, yielding MFCFSASLVEYSARTHAEKTLVSKDKKLKMERDEVVKIKIIPPPGCGKKIYEIDPLLLTHRDHLDFRFGRYLRLREDIDKHEGGLDPFSRGHENFGFRQSVTGITYREWAPGAKSAALIGDFNNWNPNAAVMTPNEFGVSEIFLPNNADGSPPIPHGSQVKAPQKHQKYVSHVLGLPMSKVVCKTKRIGGGFGGKKTRFIPKPFTKTELNIKCFLTEQQHSHMYEH